A window from Listeria seeligeri serovar 1/2b str. SLCC3954 encodes these proteins:
- a CDS encoding cation-translocating P-type ATPase translates to METNTHIPQGLSSEEVAERVRNGQVNHALKPLTRSITGIIRDNTFTLFNIINVVIASFIIFVGSYKNLLFLGVALCNTAMGIFQEIRAKRNIDKLTILTQAKVKVMRNGQVCELEQGEIVLGDIIVLNREDQICADGVIYQTDGLEVDESQLTGESEPVIKNTTDSVMSGSFIVSGQAYVEVSAVGEQSFVSKISMEVKQEKRPDSELIRSIKKIIKVLTFIIIPLGLALFFSKYLQGLPLRESVLGTSAAMIGMIPEGLVLLTSIALAVGVINLAKQKVLVKSMPCIETLARVDVLCLDKTGTITDGKLDVTDIILKNPKVTATQISASVGAIVGSLADNNATSIALRKHFVENPEWQTTARFPFSSARKWSGCSFAEKGTFLIGAPEFIFKDLSVANKQELDGYANQGFRVLAVAHADEQIESPVLPEKSELLAYILIADNIREEAPSTFAFFANEGVSIKVISGDNPVTVSNVAVRAGIANGDKYIDMNTVGEDADMVSLIETYTVFGRVTPHQKRALIKAYQKQGHTVAMTGDGVNDVLALKEADCSIAMAEGSDAARSVSDFVLLSNNFDSMIDVLREGRRVVNNIERVAALYLIKTMYSTVLALTFIFVPGAYPFQPIQLSPISSLTVGIPSFFLALKPNYDRIKGQFLHKVLQTSVPAATCVIAYIMLILAFGNMLGLTFAETSTMNVMLTGATCFVALISVGHPFGPKTKLLVGTMMAAFVCLFLFAGQFFSLVPIFDLEMMLIYVPLLISCGPLYWFIRHIITRFSWAGAHD, encoded by the coding sequence ATGGAAACAAACACGCACATCCCACAAGGCTTATCCAGCGAAGAAGTAGCAGAACGGGTAAGGAACGGCCAAGTTAACCATGCGCTAAAACCACTAACACGTAGCATTACCGGCATTATCCGCGACAATACATTTACGCTTTTTAATATTATTAATGTAGTTATTGCCAGTTTTATTATTTTTGTAGGCAGTTATAAAAATCTGCTCTTTCTTGGTGTTGCCCTTTGTAATACCGCAATGGGGATTTTTCAAGAAATTAGAGCAAAGCGAAATATTGATAAACTAACGATACTCACACAAGCAAAAGTAAAAGTCATGCGTAATGGACAAGTTTGCGAACTAGAGCAAGGTGAAATAGTGCTTGGTGATATTATTGTATTAAACCGTGAAGATCAGATTTGTGCTGATGGTGTCATATATCAGACAGATGGTTTAGAAGTAGATGAATCTCAGTTAACAGGTGAATCAGAACCTGTCATAAAAAATACAACAGACTCAGTAATGTCAGGCAGTTTTATTGTAAGTGGGCAAGCATATGTGGAAGTTTCAGCAGTTGGAGAACAAAGCTTCGTCTCCAAAATTTCCATGGAAGTAAAACAAGAGAAACGACCAGATAGTGAACTAATTCGTTCGATTAAGAAAATTATTAAAGTGCTTACGTTCATCATTATTCCACTAGGACTAGCTTTATTTTTCTCCAAATATTTGCAAGGATTGCCGCTCAGAGAATCAGTGCTCGGAACATCTGCTGCAATGATAGGGATGATTCCAGAAGGATTAGTGTTATTAACAAGTATTGCCCTTGCAGTTGGAGTAATTAATTTAGCAAAACAAAAAGTACTTGTGAAATCCATGCCTTGTATAGAAACGCTCGCACGGGTGGACGTACTTTGTTTGGATAAAACAGGAACAATAACAGATGGAAAATTAGATGTAACAGATATTATTCTAAAAAATCCAAAAGTAACAGCCACGCAAATAAGCGCGAGTGTTGGCGCAATCGTAGGCAGTTTGGCAGATAATAATGCGACTAGTATTGCCTTAAGAAAACACTTTGTTGAAAATCCAGAGTGGCAAACCACTGCACGTTTTCCATTCTCTTCCGCCAGAAAATGGAGCGGTTGTAGTTTTGCCGAAAAAGGAACGTTTTTAATTGGCGCGCCAGAATTTATTTTTAAAGATTTATCAGTAGCAAACAAACAAGAGCTAGACGGATATGCCAACCAAGGCTTCCGCGTTTTAGCTGTAGCGCATGCAGATGAACAAATAGAAAGCCCTGTGCTACCTGAAAAAAGCGAGCTGCTTGCCTATATCCTGATTGCTGATAATATTCGCGAAGAAGCACCCAGTACCTTTGCATTTTTTGCGAATGAAGGTGTATCAATTAAAGTAATTTCAGGCGATAATCCTGTGACAGTTTCTAATGTAGCTGTTCGGGCGGGAATTGCAAACGGAGACAAATATATTGATATGAACACAGTTGGCGAAGATGCCGACATGGTAAGTTTGATTGAAACCTATACTGTATTTGGTCGCGTCACACCACATCAAAAAAGAGCATTAATTAAAGCGTACCAAAAACAAGGACATACCGTTGCGATGACTGGCGATGGCGTCAATGACGTGCTTGCTTTGAAAGAAGCTGATTGTAGTATTGCGATGGCTGAAGGAAGTGACGCAGCACGTAGCGTTTCTGACTTCGTTTTGCTATCAAATAATTTTGATTCGATGATCGATGTCCTTCGTGAAGGTCGCCGTGTTGTAAATAATATTGAACGTGTTGCAGCGCTTTACTTGATTAAAACAATGTATTCCACAGTGTTAGCACTCACCTTTATCTTTGTACCGGGAGCTTATCCGTTCCAACCAATTCAGCTAAGTCCAATTTCTTCACTAACAGTAGGAATCCCGTCATTCTTCCTAGCATTGAAACCAAATTATGACCGGATTAAAGGACAGTTCTTACACAAAGTCTTACAAACCTCTGTACCTGCTGCCACCTGTGTAATTGCATATATCATGTTGATTTTAGCATTTGGAAATATGTTGGGCTTAACTTTCGCGGAAACATCAACTATGAATGTGATGCTAACAGGCGCAACTTGCTTTGTAGCCTTGATTAGTGTAGGTCATCCATTTGGACCAAAAACAAAATTACTAGTCGGAACGATGATGGCAGCTTTCGTTTGTTTATTCTTATTTGCTGGCCAATTCTTCTCATTAGTACCGATTTTTGATTTAGAAATGATGCTTATTTATGTACCACTATTAATTTCATGTGGACCGTTATATTGGTTTATCAGACATATCATCACACGCTTTAGTTGGGCTGGAGCACACGACTAA
- a CDS encoding PadR family transcriptional regulator: MRGLTELLKGSLEGMILERISRGETYGYEITKYLNDLGFDEIVEGTVYTILLRIEKKGLVEVEKKKSDLGPARKFYTLSESGKEELALFWKRWEFIQAKMIQVKGGQV; this comes from the coding sequence GTGAGAGGACTAACAGAGCTACTTAAAGGGAGTTTAGAAGGCATGATATTAGAGCGCATTTCCAGAGGCGAAACGTATGGCTACGAAATTACGAAATACCTCAATGATTTGGGTTTTGATGAGATAGTAGAGGGAACCGTATATACAATTCTTCTCCGTATTGAAAAAAAGGGATTAGTAGAAGTAGAAAAGAAAAAATCGGATTTAGGTCCAGCTAGAAAATTTTACACATTAAGTGAAAGTGGCAAAGAAGAGTTAGCGCTTTTTTGGAAACGTTGGGAATTTATTCAAGCGAAAATGATTCAAGTAAAAGGAGGGCAAGTATAA